In a single window of the Mucilaginibacter defluvii genome:
- a CDS encoding TylF/MycF/NovP-related O-methyltransferase translates to MNNYFITQKPYSIQDRKESKTIDLVNKGLRFLKTGLHIKQQDTSVDMNTVEQRINYYHLIDSVIAYNVPGEVIELGCFTGQCAILFEKVIEQNGSDKKLHLFDSFHVPFTFKGNVEEELKENFRLAGLKQPIIHKGDFKDTLPNELPEGIAFVHIDCGFGGDKYAHRDVMLHCFESIYPRMAKNAVCILMDYYDPEENAQGIDINPGVKLAFDIFFKDKPEKIVALFGEMYNHAYFRKM, encoded by the coding sequence ATGAACAATTACTTTATCACCCAAAAGCCGTATTCAATTCAAGACCGTAAAGAATCCAAAACTATTGACCTCGTCAATAAAGGACTTCGATTTTTAAAAACGGGACTTCACATTAAACAACAGGACACCAGTGTGGACATGAACACCGTTGAACAACGGATCAATTATTACCACCTGATCGATTCCGTTATTGCCTACAACGTACCAGGAGAAGTTATTGAATTGGGTTGTTTCACCGGCCAATGTGCAATATTATTTGAAAAGGTTATCGAGCAAAATGGATCAGACAAGAAGTTGCACCTGTTCGACAGTTTTCACGTTCCCTTTACTTTCAAGGGTAATGTCGAGGAAGAATTAAAAGAAAACTTCCGGCTTGCCGGGCTTAAACAGCCGATCATTCACAAAGGGGACTTCAAGGATACCTTACCGAATGAGTTACCTGAAGGGATCGCATTTGTACACATAGACTGCGGATTTGGGGGCGATAAATATGCTCACCGTGATGTAATGCTTCACTGCTTCGAAAGCATCTACCCGAGGATGGCTAAGAATGCCGTATGCATTCTAATGGATTATTATGACCCAGAGGAGAATGCTCAGGGCATAGATATCAACCCTGGCGTCAAACTAGCCTTCGACATCTTCTTTAAGGATAAACCTGAAAAAATTGTTGCCCTATTCGGTGAGATGTATAATCACGCATACTTCAGAAAAATGTAA
- a CDS encoding helix-turn-helix domain-containing protein: protein MTLFIKNMVCDRCIMVVRQQLESLGLSVDAITLGTANIHPDPDESQLSHLTSMLKVSGFELINKEKDKLIERIKNVVIEIVHQGDLSEIQGNIMTSIADRLCKDYAYLSRLFSESEDTTIEKFIIQQKIEKVKELIQYGELNITEIAYSMGYSSSAHLSAQFKSVTGMSPRQYKSCGDPSRKSLDKV from the coding sequence ATGACACTATTTATTAAGAATATGGTTTGCGACCGTTGCATTATGGTCGTACGCCAGCAACTGGAAAGTTTAGGGTTATCCGTCGATGCTATTACACTAGGCACGGCCAATATTCATCCTGACCCGGATGAAAGCCAATTATCCCATTTGACCTCTATGCTTAAGGTATCAGGCTTTGAGCTCATCAATAAGGAAAAGGATAAGCTTATTGAGCGAATAAAAAACGTTGTTATTGAAATCGTACACCAGGGTGACCTAAGTGAAATCCAGGGAAATATCATGACATCAATAGCTGATCGACTATGTAAAGACTACGCCTATCTCAGTCGTCTTTTCTCTGAATCAGAGGATACGACCATTGAGAAATTTATTATCCAACAAAAGATAGAGAAGGTTAAGGAATTAATACAATACGGTGAGCTTAACATTACGGAGATCGCTTACAGTATGGGTTACAGCAGTAGTGCACACTTATCCGCACAATTCAAGAGTGTTACTGGCATGAGTCCCCGTCAATACAAGTCCTGTGGCGATCCATCCCGTAAATCACTTGATAAAGTATAA
- a CDS encoding DUF305 domain-containing protein — translation MKTTMLMIPMLALGVAGFTTQNTISPFDHGALIITAPAAIQSDPLMESMNKMMKQMHAQQMKGNVDYDFASMLKAHHQGAIDMARIELQQGKDASMKKMAQKILTKQTKEVAQLNQLIAKLQNSTKNYDPANKQSGAGKAMSDNMMEMMKPGNMSMSSIDHEFADMMTKHHKDGIMMAKSIVTYSKSAKLKSMAQQSIPEQTQEIREMEQWMKAHQ, via the coding sequence ATGAAAACAACCATGTTAATGATTCCCATGCTTGCGCTAGGCGTAGCAGGATTTACTACTCAAAACACCATTAGCCCATTTGATCATGGAGCACTAATCATCACTGCACCTGCAGCCATCCAAAGCGATCCATTAATGGAATCTATGAACAAGATGATGAAGCAAATGCATGCTCAGCAAATGAAAGGAAATGTTGATTATGATTTTGCTTCCATGCTCAAAGCCCACCACCAGGGAGCTATCGACATGGCCAGGATCGAGCTACAGCAGGGAAAGGATGCTTCCATGAAAAAAATGGCTCAAAAAATACTGACCAAACAGACGAAAGAGGTTGCACAGCTCAATCAGTTGATTGCAAAGTTGCAAAACAGCACTAAAAACTACGATCCAGCTAACAAGCAATCAGGAGCTGGTAAAGCAATGAGTGATAATATGATGGAAATGATGAAACCGGGTAATATGTCCATGAGTTCTATCGATCATGAATTTGCGGACATGATGACCAAGCACCACAAAGATGGTATCATGATGGCTAAAAGTATTGTGACCTACAGTAAAAGCGCGAAACTAAAATCCATGGCGCAGCAATCTATACCGGAACAAACGCAGGAAATCCGTGAGATGGAACAATGGATGAAAGCACATCAATAA
- a CDS encoding relaxase/mobilization nuclease domain-containing protein produces MTADQVKGKGFRGALRYNLKKVEQGKAKVLDMTFTSGKEDSIMREVALVRMLRPNLQKYFYHTSLNFPLNENLGDEQMNMIANEYLNNMGFDQHQYAIFRHYDADHPHLHILVNRIGYDGQVVSDSKDYQRSEQVLRKLEKQHSLTEVISSRQAQERAMTKNELEMMKRTNLPSSKMQLQEIIKDVLSRKPDTAQFIQALESKGINVLFNQASTGFVSGISYGYEGMQFKGAQLGNAYKWQAIKNAISYEQERDRTAIYQANVRTTDWQRSARTDKSVPRGTATGIHADTKVIAGNRKDIQQSAGKLQDQIRAKDSRYQPAAGADGQPGNQYGVPNQKYRIQRGTDIQSQQQGWQQVGHQALPGSDFIGSLLGTDHPAGDMDQSALNEFKRKRKKRKGQRLG; encoded by the coding sequence ATGACAGCCGACCAGGTAAAAGGAAAAGGGTTTAGGGGCGCATTACGGTACAATCTGAAAAAGGTTGAACAAGGTAAGGCGAAAGTCCTGGATATGACTTTTACATCGGGCAAAGAGGATTCTATCATGCGTGAGGTGGCTTTGGTCAGAATGCTGAGACCCAACCTGCAAAAGTACTTCTATCATACCTCCCTCAACTTTCCGCTAAACGAGAATCTGGGCGATGAACAAATGAACATGATTGCAAATGAATATTTGAACAACATGGGATTCGACCAGCACCAATATGCCATCTTCCGGCACTACGATGCCGATCATCCGCACCTGCATATTCTAGTTAACCGCATTGGTTACGACGGACAAGTGGTATCTGATAGCAAGGACTACCAGCGCAGCGAGCAAGTCTTAAGAAAGCTGGAAAAGCAGCATAGCCTGACGGAGGTCATCTCAAGCAGGCAAGCGCAGGAAAGGGCTATGACGAAGAATGAACTGGAAATGATGAAGCGAACGAATTTACCGTCCTCCAAAATGCAGTTACAGGAGATCATTAAAGATGTGCTCAGTAGGAAGCCGGATACAGCACAATTCATTCAGGCGCTGGAATCTAAAGGAATCAACGTATTGTTTAACCAAGCCAGCACCGGCTTTGTGAGCGGCATATCCTACGGCTATGAAGGAATGCAGTTCAAAGGCGCTCAATTAGGTAATGCTTATAAATGGCAGGCCATTAAAAATGCTATCAGTTATGAACAAGAAAGAGATCGCACAGCAATTTACCAGGCAAATGTTAGGACAACAGACTGGCAACGATCAGCAAGAACAGATAAATCCGTCCCAAGAGGAACAGCAACCGGAATTCACGCAGATACAAAAGTTATTGCCGGAAATAGAAAAGATATACAGCAGAGCGCTGGAAAATTACAGGATCAGATCAGAGCAAAAGATAGCAGATACCAGCCGGCGGCTGGAGCTGATGGACAGCCAGGCAACCAATATGGCGTTCCAAATCAAAAGTATCGTATACAGCGCGGAACAGATATCCAAAGCCAACAACAAGGTTGGCAGCAGGTGGGTCATCAGGCTTTACCTGGTAGCGATTTTATCGGGAGTTTGCTCGGCACTGATCACCCTGCTGGTGATATGGATCAAAGTGCATTGAACGAGTTCAAGCGTAAGCGTAAGAAGAGGAAAGGGCAAAGGTTAGGTTAG
- a CDS encoding heavy metal-associated domain-containing protein, translating to METLKFKTNIKCGGCIATVTPSMNKLKGVEKWEVDTTNPDKILTVQAQTDLSPELIISALKEKGYQAEKL from the coding sequence ATGGAAACTTTAAAATTTAAAACCAATATCAAATGCGGCGGCTGTATCGCTACGGTAACTCCTTCAATGAATAAATTAAAAGGTGTGGAAAAATGGGAAGTAGATACTACTAACCCGGATAAGATCCTAACAGTTCAGGCGCAGACTGATCTGTCCCCTGAACTAATCATCAGTGCATTGAAAGAGAAAGGCTACCAGGCAGAAAAATTGTAA
- a CDS encoding RNA-binding protein, whose product MELVKLFVGGFPLEIDELELAKLFGPHGDISTIKIVRDKKTRICKGYAFIEMNDRKGAEAAAEALDGADMNGKPLTVKINEEPAAKPSYAPKPFAPKRQPVYQKVSRPGTEERKKRPRKAL is encoded by the coding sequence ATGGAATTAGTTAAATTGTTTGTTGGCGGCTTCCCGCTGGAGATCGACGAACTGGAGCTGGCCAAGTTGTTCGGCCCTCATGGTGACATCAGCACCATCAAGATAGTTCGTGATAAGAAAACGCGTATTTGTAAAGGCTATGCCTTTATCGAAATGAATGACCGGAAAGGAGCTGAAGCGGCTGCTGAAGCACTGGATGGCGCTGATATGAACGGGAAACCGCTCACCGTAAAAATTAATGAGGAACCCGCTGCAAAACCAAGCTATGCGCCTAAGCCCTTTGCTCCGAAAAGACAGCCTGTTTATCAAAAGGTATCGAGGCCAGGCACCGAGGAAAGAAAGAAAAGGCCAAGAAAAGCTTTGTGA
- a CDS encoding helix-turn-helix transcriptional regulator, translating into MAETLHIGRKISRIRELRGMKQEALAAELGISQQAVSKIEQSADVEDVALNKIASALGITSEAIKSFTEESIFNYFNTFNDNSGAGAWSSNGTFNFNPIDKLVEVFEENKKLYEQLLASEREKIGLLKNSK; encoded by the coding sequence ATGGCAGAGACTTTACACATAGGAAGAAAAATCAGTCGGATTCGAGAGCTTCGCGGAATGAAACAAGAAGCTTTAGCTGCTGAATTAGGTATCAGCCAACAAGCTGTTTCTAAGATTGAGCAAAGCGCTGATGTCGAAGACGTAGCGCTTAATAAAATTGCATCTGCTTTGGGCATTACGAGTGAAGCAATTAAAAGCTTTACTGAAGAGTCTATATTTAATTACTTTAATACTTTTAATGATAACAGTGGCGCAGGTGCCTGGAGTTCAAACGGAACTTTCAATTTCAATCCTATTGATAAATTAGTTGAAGTATTCGAAGAGAACAAAAAACTTTACGAACAGCTGTTAGCTAGTGAGCGAGAAAAAATCGGGCTTCTAAAAAACTCGAAATAG
- a CDS encoding multicopper oxidase domain-containing protein has protein sequence MKSIKTLISIWLLVLTAQANAQQHNMPGMNMSGKQAPMAKKPLPYAKGKNKKSTSKQKTDKAMKSMGHTKSLNMQHFGGGRSKAESNRVKPMSDHDMMDTDMAMPDHPMKGMDMNHPEKSSEMNMQSMQARPGDTIKSTSSSLNDHLIHVGKRVTYDLYINDTVAAYAGKKVKALAINGQIPGPVLRFTEGDTAVIRVHNLRKKETSIHWHGLLVPNKYDGVPYISTVPIAAGTTYTNIIPLHQTGTYWYHTHTELDEQAGLYGPIVIEPQAEKDQVKEQVLMLSDWTNYQPKEVLRMLKRGTDWFSIQKGSVLSYGGAFAQGYLGDRLKLDWMRMPAMDLLDVKYDRFLVNGKTDQQLTQFGPGQTVKLRIINGSASSYFWLNFAGGPMTVVAADGLNVKPVTVDKILIGTAETYDVLIKIPSTGKYEFRATYQDISGKVSAWLGAGKEVKATDIPKVNYYKFAHTFNRMMTQMKMPMNRVPNAKVKNDGLSFSTSDVPMSMKGMDMKGMNKDTQPGAKMPQMEMKTKADTGMSMQNHQGMNMAKNESSKSGMDDMQMGGMNMKGMSMNMPDDGRGTPMGPGGSLLLGLGGDGKILSYDQLEANSTTAFDGRHTVRTYHLYLTGSMIRYTWLINNKALSEADRLLIRKGEIVRFVFHNTTMMEHPMHLHGHFFRVLNNKGTSSPLKHTVSIEPMQVQTIEFLADDSHDWFFHCHTLYHMMSGMARVVRYEDNPSNTEVAKYQPRNPVINDDRQFYTWFQASFHSQTSIGSLFISNTRYEFNANYRFSYDGRYEIDPRFQRYLDNGQYFAAYVGAEFEKNEKGGRFIKDGSNVAVVGLRYLLPMFIQTDARISHKGRLRFTVSREDIPLTSRLYLGASYNTDSEWQADTRYVLSKFFALSASYDNQYGFGGGITILY, from the coding sequence ATGAAAAGCATTAAAACGTTAATTTCTATATGGCTTCTGGTACTAACAGCTCAGGCAAATGCACAGCAGCATAACATGCCCGGCATGAATATGAGTGGCAAGCAGGCTCCAATGGCTAAGAAGCCCCTGCCTTACGCTAAAGGCAAGAATAAAAAAAGTACTTCAAAACAGAAGACTGACAAAGCAATGAAAAGCATGGGCCATACGAAAAGTCTGAACATGCAGCATTTCGGGGGCGGACGCTCTAAAGCCGAATCGAATCGTGTTAAGCCGATGTCAGATCATGATATGATGGATACGGATATGGCAATGCCGGATCATCCAATGAAAGGGATGGATATGAATCATCCAGAAAAGTCTTCGGAGATGAATATGCAAAGTATGCAGGCGCGACCGGGAGACACAATTAAGAGTACTTCCTCTTCATTAAATGATCACCTGATACATGTTGGCAAGCGCGTTACATACGATCTTTACATCAATGACACGGTTGCAGCTTATGCAGGCAAAAAGGTAAAAGCGCTTGCCATCAATGGTCAGATTCCTGGCCCTGTGCTCCGATTCACTGAGGGAGATACTGCCGTTATCCGGGTACACAACCTGCGCAAAAAAGAAACTTCGATACACTGGCATGGGCTGTTGGTACCTAACAAATACGATGGTGTGCCCTACATCAGCACAGTGCCGATAGCGGCTGGCACAACCTATACCAATATCATTCCGCTTCATCAGACGGGTACTTACTGGTATCACACCCATACGGAACTGGATGAGCAGGCTGGTCTTTACGGCCCCATTGTTATTGAGCCTCAAGCAGAAAAGGATCAGGTGAAAGAACAGGTGCTTATGCTTTCGGATTGGACGAACTATCAGCCTAAAGAAGTGCTCCGAATGCTGAAGCGGGGAACGGATTGGTTCTCGATACAAAAAGGGAGTGTCTTGAGTTATGGCGGTGCATTTGCCCAGGGCTATCTTGGTGACCGTTTAAAACTAGATTGGATGCGCATGCCAGCGATGGATCTGCTGGATGTTAAGTACGATCGCTTTCTTGTTAACGGTAAAACAGACCAGCAACTTACACAGTTCGGGCCGGGACAAACGGTAAAACTGCGCATTATCAATGGTTCCGCCTCCAGTTATTTTTGGCTGAATTTTGCAGGCGGTCCGATGACGGTCGTTGCAGCGGACGGCCTAAATGTAAAACCTGTTACGGTAGACAAGATTCTGATTGGCACAGCAGAAACTTATGATGTACTCATCAAAATACCGTCTACGGGCAAGTATGAATTTAGGGCGACTTACCAGGATATCTCCGGGAAGGTTTCTGCCTGGCTAGGAGCCGGAAAAGAGGTCAAAGCGACAGACATACCAAAAGTGAACTATTATAAGTTCGCTCACACTTTTAACCGCATGATGACCCAGATGAAAATGCCTATGAACAGGGTCCCCAACGCAAAAGTCAAAAATGATGGTTTGTCCTTCAGCACCAGCGACGTGCCAATGAGTATGAAAGGCATGGATATGAAGGGAATGAACAAGGATACCCAACCTGGCGCTAAAATGCCACAGATGGAGATGAAGACAAAAGCCGATACGGGTATGAGTATGCAGAACCATCAAGGCATGAATATGGCCAAGAACGAAAGCAGCAAGTCTGGTATGGATGATATGCAAATGGGCGGCATGAACATGAAGGGTATGAGTATGAATATGCCGGACGACGGAAGAGGTACGCCAATGGGACCGGGAGGCTCTTTGCTCCTTGGATTAGGCGGCGATGGAAAAATTTTAAGTTATGATCAGTTGGAAGCCAATAGTACAACTGCTTTCGACGGAAGGCATACGGTCCGGACATATCACCTATATCTTACGGGTAGTATGATTCGTTATACCTGGCTCATTAATAACAAAGCCCTTTCCGAAGCCGACCGCTTACTGATTCGTAAGGGAGAGATTGTTCGCTTCGTATTTCATAATACGACCATGATGGAGCATCCCATGCACTTGCACGGGCACTTCTTTAGGGTACTAAACAATAAGGGGACATCATCACCACTAAAACATACGGTAAGTATTGAACCCATGCAGGTGCAGACGATTGAGTTTCTTGCCGATGATTCGCATGACTGGTTTTTCCACTGCCACACGCTTTATCACATGATGTCAGGCATGGCGCGTGTTGTTCGGTATGAAGACAATCCGAGTAACACTGAAGTTGCGAAATATCAACCGCGAAATCCGGTCATCAACGATGACCGGCAATTCTACACATGGTTTCAAGCATCATTCCACTCACAAACAAGTATCGGTTCATTATTTATCTCCAATACGCGTTATGAATTCAATGCCAACTACCGGTTCAGTTATGATGGGCGTTATGAAATCGACCCTCGCTTTCAGCGGTATCTTGATAACGGTCAATATTTTGCAGCGTACGTAGGTGCTGAATTTGAAAAAAATGAGAAAGGTGGCCGTTTTATTAAAGACGGCAGCAATGTGGCGGTCGTCGGTTTAAGATACTTATTGCCCATGTTCATCCAAACTGATGCACGGATCAGCCATAAAGGCAGATTACGCTTTACCGTGAGCCGTGAAGACATTCCGTTAACAAGCCGACTTTATCTCGGCGCATCCTACAACACAGACAGTGAATGGCAAGCTGATACACGTTATGTGCTCTCCAAATTTTTTGCGCTTTCAGCCAGCTATGATAACCAGTACGGATTTGGCGGCGGTATCACTATACTCTATTAA
- a CDS encoding site-specific integrase: MKVMKAMNTFGVQFIIRLDKLKDGKAPIYARITVNGEIIHFAVKQWIDPKCWDQRKGAGKGNKDDVKIINGGLDQIRLSLGNCYQQILLKGKLVTAGAIKDAFFGNDGEEPNTLTRLFEYHNEQANQTLTWSTLKHYYVTQRYLQKFIEAKLRKRTILLQEINYKFVIDFEHFLRSHKPVDHQKPLNNNGVMKHLIRLRKMTSLALRLDWINNDPFKNYKMKHERVDKDFLTSRELQLIEEKEFTIERLQIVKDIFVFCCYTGLAYVDVANLTESNVVNGIDGEEWIKTLRQKTTIPVNTPLLGVAKTIICKYRTHYRLTKLDRVFPLFSNQKVNSYLKEIADTCGIKKNLTFHVAPNHSDLYFTIMRLFRTFTIIDTFTPWQRLYT, from the coding sequence ATGAAGGTTATGAAAGCAATGAACACTTTCGGGGTTCAGTTCATCATCCGGCTGGACAAGTTAAAGGATGGAAAAGCCCCTATTTATGCACGCATTACGGTAAACGGCGAAATTATTCACTTTGCCGTAAAGCAATGGATTGATCCAAAATGCTGGGATCAACGTAAAGGGGCCGGGAAAGGCAATAAGGACGATGTGAAGATTATCAATGGTGGGCTTGACCAGATCAGATTGAGCCTAGGCAACTGTTATCAGCAAATACTACTCAAAGGTAAGCTTGTGACTGCTGGAGCCATAAAGGATGCATTTTTCGGAAATGATGGAGAAGAACCAAATACACTTACTCGTCTGTTTGAATATCACAACGAGCAGGCTAACCAAACATTAACCTGGAGTACGCTCAAGCACTATTATGTGACGCAGCGTTATCTTCAAAAATTCATTGAGGCCAAACTCCGTAAACGCACAATTCTCCTACAAGAGATAAATTACAAGTTTGTAATAGATTTTGAGCATTTCCTAAGAAGCCACAAACCAGTCGATCATCAAAAGCCTCTAAATAACAATGGTGTGATGAAGCACCTGATCCGTTTAAGGAAGATGACCAGTCTCGCGCTAAGGCTTGACTGGATCAATAACGACCCTTTCAAGAACTACAAAATGAAACACGAACGGGTTGATAAAGACTTTTTGACCTCGAGAGAGTTACAACTGATTGAAGAAAAGGAATTCACTATTGAAAGACTACAGATAGTGAAGGACATTTTTGTTTTCTGCTGTTATACCGGGCTAGCTTACGTAGATGTAGCCAATTTGACGGAGAGTAATGTTGTTAATGGTATAGATGGAGAAGAATGGATAAAAACGCTGAGACAAAAAACTACTATCCCGGTGAACACACCGCTTTTAGGCGTCGCTAAGACAATCATCTGCAAATACCGAACTCATTATCGCTTAACTAAACTGGATCGTGTATTTCCTTTGTTCTCCAATCAAAAAGTTAATAGTTATCTAAAGGAAATTGCAGATACCTGTGGTATCAAGAAGAATTTAACTTTTCATGTAGCCCCGAACCACAGCGATTTGTACTTTACAATAATGCGGTTGTTTCGTACATTTACAATAATTGATACATTTACGCCATGGCAGAGACTTTACACATAG
- a CDS encoding heavy metal translocating P-type ATPase — translation MAAQLETLTFPVTGMTCAGCAASVESMIGAQTGVEKAEVNYATQSVKVAFHPDVVKPSSLQQSVQSIGYDLIIDTINAQEKQKEAQQSHYKQLKRNLLWATILTIPVVLIGMVFMTIPYANYIMLALTAPVLFIAGRNFFVNAWNQAGHGRANMDTLVAMSTGIAFLFSVFNTFNPEFWHQRGLHPHVYYEAASVVIVFIMLGKLLEERAKSNTSSAIKKLIGLQPKTVTLITAEGEKEVPVSEVQIGDCLLVKPGEKIPVDGAVTEGHSFVDESMITGEPIPVQKDAGDRIFAGTVNQKGSFQFVAEKVGSSTLLAQIIQLVQDAQGSKAPVQKLVDKIAGVFVPVVLLIALVTLVAWLLFGGQHALTHGLLSMVTVLVIACPCALGLATPTAIMVGIGKGAETGILIKDAEGLELAYKVNAIVLDKTGTITEGKPVVTDLVWSEGLENTEELKAILLGLEQQSEHPLAEALVTYLKADGAVAVKIREFSSLTGHGVEGYHKGQLYRVGTAKLATQQNLQCSPYLTDKADEYLNDAKTVVYFMNSEMIIAFAAIADQIKSGSAEAISQLKKQGIEVYMLTGDNAQTAAAIARKAGIEQFQAEALPNDKAEFIKALQAQQKTVAMIGDGINDSQALVQADVSIAMGKGSDIAIDVSKITLVSADLRQVPKALRLSKLTVRTIRQNLFWAFIYNVIGIPVAAGILFPLNGFLLNPMIAGAAMALSSVSVVSNSLRLRFSKLSL, via the coding sequence ATGGCAGCACAATTAGAAACACTTACATTTCCCGTTACAGGCATGACCTGCGCGGGATGCGCAGCCAGTGTGGAATCTATGATTGGTGCTCAGACTGGAGTTGAAAAGGCGGAAGTGAATTACGCCACTCAATCCGTGAAAGTAGCATTTCATCCGGACGTCGTTAAACCAAGCAGTCTTCAGCAATCAGTCCAGTCCATTGGTTACGATCTCATCATTGATACGATCAATGCTCAGGAAAAACAAAAGGAAGCCCAGCAGAGTCATTACAAACAGCTGAAGCGAAACCTGCTTTGGGCTACGATACTAACAATACCGGTTGTTTTAATTGGTATGGTTTTCATGACGATACCTTATGCAAACTATATCATGCTTGCGCTTACAGCTCCCGTATTGTTTATTGCCGGGCGTAATTTTTTCGTGAACGCATGGAACCAGGCTGGTCATGGCCGTGCAAATATGGACACCCTTGTCGCAATGAGTACGGGCATTGCTTTTCTTTTCAGCGTATTCAATACGTTCAATCCAGAGTTTTGGCATCAACGAGGGCTTCATCCACATGTTTATTACGAAGCCGCTTCAGTGGTAATCGTCTTCATCATGCTCGGCAAACTGTTAGAGGAAAGGGCTAAATCTAATACCTCTTCTGCTATTAAAAAACTTATCGGCTTACAGCCTAAAACAGTAACGCTGATTACAGCAGAAGGAGAAAAAGAGGTTCCTGTTTCAGAAGTGCAGATCGGTGACTGCCTTCTTGTTAAACCAGGTGAAAAAATCCCGGTAGATGGTGCTGTAACGGAAGGGCATTCCTTTGTGGATGAAAGTATGATTACAGGAGAACCGATACCCGTGCAAAAAGATGCCGGTGACCGTATATTTGCCGGAACGGTGAACCAGAAAGGCAGCTTTCAATTTGTTGCAGAAAAAGTGGGTAGCAGCACCTTGCTTGCTCAGATTATACAACTCGTACAGGATGCGCAGGGTTCGAAAGCTCCGGTTCAAAAGCTGGTTGATAAAATTGCAGGCGTCTTTGTTCCGGTCGTTCTATTGATCGCACTTGTCACATTAGTAGCATGGCTTCTTTTTGGCGGACAACATGCACTTACCCATGGACTGCTGTCCATGGTAACGGTATTAGTCATCGCCTGTCCCTGCGCTTTAGGCCTTGCAACACCTACTGCAATTATGGTAGGTATCGGAAAAGGTGCTGAAACCGGCATTCTCATTAAGGATGCAGAAGGGCTAGAACTCGCTTATAAAGTTAATGCAATTGTTCTGGATAAAACCGGAACAATAACAGAAGGTAAGCCTGTGGTGACCGACCTTGTATGGTCAGAAGGTCTAGAAAACACTGAAGAGCTGAAAGCTATCCTCCTGGGACTGGAACAGCAGTCAGAACATCCTCTAGCTGAAGCACTCGTTACTTACCTGAAAGCAGATGGAGCTGTCGCAGTAAAAATACGCGAATTCAGCAGCCTGACCGGTCATGGTGTTGAAGGATATCATAAAGGACAATTATACCGGGTTGGCACAGCGAAATTGGCCACACAGCAAAACCTGCAATGTTCACCCTATTTAACGGATAAAGCGGACGAGTACCTAAATGATGCGAAAACGGTTGTCTATTTTATGAATTCCGAAATGATTATTGCCTTTGCGGCCATCGCCGATCAAATTAAAAGTGGTTCAGCAGAAGCGATCAGCCAGTTGAAAAAACAGGGCATCGAGGTATACATGCTGACAGGTGATAATGCACAAACGGCAGCCGCAATTGCACGCAAAGCAGGCATTGAGCAGTTCCAGGCGGAGGCCTTACCGAACGATAAAGCAGAGTTTATCAAAGCCTTACAGGCCCAACAAAAAACTGTAGCCATGATTGGCGATGGTATCAATGATAGCCAGGCGCTCGTGCAGGCTGATGTTTCTATTGCAATGGGCAAAGGTTCTGATATCGCAATAGATGTATCTAAGATTACGCTGGTCTCGGCTGATTTGCGACAGGTTCCAAAAGCGTTAAGGCTGTCCAAGTTGACAGTTAGAACGATTCGGCAAAATTTGTTTTGGGCATTCATTTATAACGTCATTGGCATTCCGGTTGCAGCAGGAATACTTTTTCCCCTGAACGGATTTTTACTGAATCCGATGATTGCAGGTGCAGCAATGGCGTTAAGCTCTGTATCTGTGGTCAGCAACAGTTTACGGCTCAGATTTTCTAAACTCAGTTTATAA